The Flavobacterium johnsoniae genomic sequence TTGTTTAGAAAAATCATAAGTTCCATCAGCATTCAAGAAACATTCGCTTCTTCTCCATTCGTCAGAAACTTTACTACTTTCACCTTGTTCTGTGCTTCCTGCACCCAAATTAAATCGCCAGATCGAAAGTCCGATTCCTTTTGGATTTCCGTTTGCATCGATTTCTTTGCTGAATAGTAAATCTGCAATGGCATTTTTTTTCTGTTCTGGCCAATTCTTACCTACAAATTGTGTTCGCCAAGCATCAGAACCTCCAAAACCATCCATGGTTTGTACTACATTATCTGTGCTAATAGTAATTGTTCGCTGTGCAAAAGACAGCGAACTGATTACCAATAAAAGTGAGACGTATATATTTCTCATTTATTCTTTTTTTATCTTATTGACGTATTTTTTTATCGTCTAGTTTGTCATTCTGAGGAACGAAGAATCTTCGTAAGTAACTCCGTAATCTAAATCTCCAATCTTTGTCGAGCTACTTGCGGAGATCCTTCCTTCGTCAGGATGACAAGATTGTGGTTAATAGCTTTGTCAAAGTTTAAAACTTTGACAAAGCTTGTATTTTAAAACCTTAGAATCTTAGCATCTCAGAACCTCAGCATCTTATTTATAAGTACCCACATAAGTCACTACAGATCTGGCAGGAATTTCAAAACCAGAAACATCAACCGTTGTTCCTTTTTTCAAACTCAATGTTTCGGAAGTAATATAAGGCGTTAATTTATTATCTGTTAATGTTCCGCCTGCAAGATTTAGTTTATAAGCTTTCGCTGATTTGCTGATGTTAACCGCAACCATAACTAATTTTTTATTTGCTACATCTTTATAAGCCGTAACCATAACATTATTTAATTCTGCTGTATTATCAATACTTGGAATTTGAACTCGAACCATTCCAGGTTTTACGAAAAATGAAAAGTTTCCTAAAGCCCAAAGCGTTTTTGAATCTCTAATATATCCATCATTTTTGCAATAATCAGCATTTCCTGCTCCGTTGCTTGCGCCATCATCTACATGAATTAATCCGTCTTTGTAATCACCACGACTAATTGCCGTCCACCATTGCCAAGAAGTTACGCCTCCAACTGCAATATCAGTGCTAATAATACGTGCTGTCCAAAGTGCTAAAGGCATTCCTAAATCTCTTCCAGCTCCTGCTCCACCTGGAAGTTCTGCAGTTCCTGGGCTTTCTAAAACACAATATTCAGATGACCAAAGGCTTAATCCTCCAACAGATTGTATTCTCGCAGCTGCGTCTTGTCTTGAAGAAATCAAAGTACTTAAAGGCCATGCTTGCCAGTAACTATGTCCAGAAATAGTTCTTTTTACGTTGCTTAAATTTCCAATATTTTTAGAAGAATTTGCGGCAAAGAAATAATCAATCTGATTCGATCTACTTTCTTTTCCTGAAACTGTTTTATAAAGCGGTTCATAAGCTCCAGCTTCTCCTACAACAATTTTAGCTTGTAAATTTTTCGCTTGCAATTTTGGAGATAAAATGTTTACAAAACTGTAAATATTCGTGTTAGTAGCCGGAGAACCTTCTTGCCCCGATCCGTCCCACTCATATTGAGGTTCGTTGAACGGACTTACATAATCGATTGTTAAACCATGTTCTGTTTTTAATTTATCTAAAGATGTTGTCCAAAAGTCAGCTAAATCGGGCATTTTTCCATCCTTTAAATTATAAAATTCTTTGATAGAAGCGTGCGCTTTTCCATTTTGAGTCAAATAGACCGGAGCGCTGTTTGCAAAAGCCAATAGTTTATCAACTCCACGCTCTCTTGCGGCTTTCATAAACCAAACCTGACCCGCTTGTTTCGTCATATCATACGAAACTCCGTTTGTGGTAAAACATTCCGATCTTCTCCATTCGTCTGTAATATCACTGGCATCGCCTTGTTCTGCGCTTCCTGCTCCAAGGTTAAAACGCCATAAGGACAATCCGATTCCTTTTGGATTTCCGTCAGCATCTAAACCTTGGCTGAACAATAAATCGGCTATTTTATTTCTTTTATCAGTTGGCCAATTTTTTCCAATAAAATTACATTGCCAAGCATCCGAAGCTCCGAAACTTTCCATCGTTTGAAGATTCATTTCTAAACTAACATTCAATTCTGTCACAGCATTTTCTGAATCTGAATTTTCAGATTTTTCAGAATCGCAGCTTACAAAAAAAGAACTTGCGAAAAGTAAGCCTGCACAAAGCAGACCTACTTTATTTTGATTATACTGTTTCATCTTAGTATCCAGGATTTTGTTTAATTACACCACCGCTCAAATCGATTTCTAATTGCGGAATTGGCCACAATAAGTTTTTTGCAGGATTAAAATTGATTCCTTTATCCTGAGATTCTCTCAAGTTTGTTGTTTCGTAAGGATCTGTAGAACTCAAGTTGTATTGCACGAAAGTTCCGTTTGGTCCCATCAAAGATTCGATAACCGGTCTTCCTGTTGTTGGATCTTTTTCACGACGAATATCAAACAAACGCAATCCTTCAAAAGCCAATTCTAAACGACGTTCTTTGTAAATCTGTCTTAAAAGTGTAGGTCCTGAAATTCCTGTTTTCGGATCTAATTTTACACGTGCTCTGATAATATTAATATCTGCCAAAGCATCACCGCCCGTATGATAATTAGCTTCAGCTCTTGTTAAATACATTTCTGCCAAACGAATCAGCGGAATGTTTAATGGTAAGTGACCGTCTTTTTTATCTAATGCACGGCGTGTCGCAATTGGAATATAAGATTTACGGCAGATACGACCCGATTTATTATCGTTTAAACTGAATTTATGTGTTGGATTTAAAACCTCATCTCCGTAAGCTGCTTCTCCCCATTTTGTAATCGTACTTCTTCTGCGGATAACATCATTTTCAGACAAATATGCATTTTCTAAATCACTTGTTGGCATACACCATCCCCAACCATCAAGAACGTCGGCAGCATCATTACTTGGAAAATTCTTTTTGTCTTCTCCTCTTGCTCCAGATAAAGTTGGCAATGCCGCGCCTAAACTTCTATCCTGAACAGAAGACGACTGCGCTTCTAAAATAGATTCAATTCCGTTATGATTGTTAACATTCCAGATATTTAAGAAATCAGTTTCTAACTGAAAAGGACCTTCTGTAATTACTTTGTTAGAATATGTTTTTGCTTCTGCCCATTTTTCTTGGAACAATGACACTCGAGCCAATAAGGCATAAGCTGCCCATTTGTTAATTCTACCATTTCTTGCTACAGGAGCACTTTCTAGTTTTGCTGCTGCATCTTTAAGATCGGTTTCTATCTGAGTGTATACTTCTGCGGCTGTATTACGCGATAAGGTTAAATCTCCAGTTCCTAAAGATTTTGTATAAACCGGAACTCCTCCAAAAAGATTTACCAATTCATAATAACAATAAGCCCGTACGAATAAAGATTCGCCCATATACTGATTTTTTTGAGCATCGGTAAGTGGCGAAACAGCCATTCTTTCTAAACCAACATTTGCAGATTGAATCGTATAGAAATGTGCTGTATAGATACTATTCATATCGCCCATATTATCAGGAGTTATGATATATTGCGAACAAGGTCTATGTGCGCTATTGTCTTGACCTGTGTTTCCCATCCAAGCATCATCTGTAGACATTTCGTTGGTTACTCTAGGAGCCGTTAATACCCACCATTCTTTTGCTAATAATAAGCGTTGTGTTAATTCATTTGCATAATTCTCGCATTCTTGTACTGTTTGAAAATAATTTTCTAAAGTCTGAGTTCCTCTTTGATCTTTTTCTATAAAATCACTGCAAGATGCCGAAAATAGAGAAAAAGCTATTATTGATACTATTATTTTTTTCATGATCGTTTTGATTAAAATGCAACATTAAGTCCCATCAAGATTGTTGGCTGAACTGGATAATTCCATCCTCCAAAACCTGATCCTTTTACTCTGTCTCCATTATTTGGATCTCCTGCTCCAACTTCAGGCTCAACTCCTGAATAGTTAGTCCATGTCCATAAATTTTGTCCTGATAATGACAATCTTAATTTATCTAAACCAAATTTGTTGTAGAATGAATATCCAATTTGAAGGTTTTTCATTCTAACAAAAGATCCGTCTTCTACATAAAGAGAAGAGAATTTTGTAAAGTTCTCGTTGTTATCATCCTTTGATAATCTCGGAATATAGTTTGAAGTTCCTTCGCCATGCCAAGCCATTTGTTCCAATCCACTTACTTTGTTGGTCAAACTTGCACCATTGTATAAATCTGAAATGTTTTGATTAACGATTTCATTTCCAATACTTGAATAAAAATTCGCTACTAAATCGAAGTTTTTGTAAGCAAAGTTTAAGTTCAAACCAATATTGTAGTCTGCCCAAGGAGAACCAATTTTAGTTCTGTCTTTGTCATCAATTTTTCCGTCGCCATTTATATCTTTAAAACGAACATCTCCTACTTGCGCATAAGGCTGTAATTTAGTTCCGTGTTCATCAGTATGCGAATTTAATTCCGTTTGATTCTGGAATAATCCATCAGCAACATAACCGTAAAAATATCCAGGCTCATCACCTTTAACCGTTAAGGTTCTATTGCTTGAGCCGTATAATCTTTCTCCATCAGCAGATAAAGAAATCATCTCTACATCTACAGTTGTAAAAGTTAAATCTGCACCATATGAGAAATCTCCTTTTTTATCTTTAAATGAAATCAATAAATCGATACCGCTTGATTTCATTGAACCTACATTTGTCCACATAGTTGAATATCCTGGGAATCCGCTGTAAGTCGGAAATTGTTTTAAGAACAACATATCTTTTGTTTTCTTTTGATAATATTCAATAGATCCAGACAATTTGTTTTTCCAAAATCCGTAATCGATACCAAAACTCATATCTTCTACAGTTTCCCATTTAATATCCTTATTTGCCATAGTC encodes the following:
- a CDS encoding glycoside hydrolase, whose product is MKQYNQNKVGLLCAGLLFASSFFVSCDSEKSENSDSENAVTELNVSLEMNLQTMESFGASDAWQCNFIGKNWPTDKRNKIADLLFSQGLDADGNPKGIGLSLWRFNLGAGSAEQGDASDITDEWRRSECFTTNGVSYDMTKQAGQVWFMKAARERGVDKLLAFANSAPVYLTQNGKAHASIKEFYNLKDGKMPDLADFWTTSLDKLKTEHGLTIDYVSPFNEPQYEWDGSGQEGSPATNTNIYSFVNILSPKLQAKNLQAKIVVGEAGAYEPLYKTVSGKESRSNQIDYFFAANSSKNIGNLSNVKRTISGHSYWQAWPLSTLISSRQDAAARIQSVGGLSLWSSEYCVLESPGTAELPGGAGAGRDLGMPLALWTARIISTDIAVGGVTSWQWWTAISRGDYKDGLIHVDDGASNGAGNADYCKNDGYIRDSKTLWALGNFSFFVKPGMVRVQIPSIDNTAELNNVMVTAYKDVANKKLVMVAVNISKSAKAYKLNLAGGTLTDNKLTPYITSETLSLKKGTTVDVSGFEIPARSVVTYVGTYK
- a CDS encoding RagB/SusD family nutrient uptake outer membrane protein — its product is MKKIIVSIIAFSLFSASCSDFIEKDQRGTQTLENYFQTVQECENYANELTQRLLLAKEWWVLTAPRVTNEMSTDDAWMGNTGQDNSAHRPCSQYIITPDNMGDMNSIYTAHFYTIQSANVGLERMAVSPLTDAQKNQYMGESLFVRAYCYYELVNLFGGVPVYTKSLGTGDLTLSRNTAAEVYTQIETDLKDAAAKLESAPVARNGRINKWAAYALLARVSLFQEKWAEAKTYSNKVITEGPFQLETDFLNIWNVNNHNGIESILEAQSSSVQDRSLGAALPTLSGARGEDKKNFPSNDAADVLDGWGWCMPTSDLENAYLSENDVIRRRSTITKWGEAAYGDEVLNPTHKFSLNDNKSGRICRKSYIPIATRRALDKKDGHLPLNIPLIRLAEMYLTRAEANYHTGGDALADINIIRARVKLDPKTGISGPTLLRQIYKERRLELAFEGLRLFDIRREKDPTTGRPVIESLMGPNGTFVQYNLSSTDPYETTNLRESQDKGINFNPAKNLLWPIPQLEIDLSGGVIKQNPGY